AGGTAGTTGACCAGGTGATCACACGGGTTCGTGCGGTACCAATAAAAAACGCATTGAGCCCCATGTTTATGAAAGCAAAAAAGATCCCCCATGAACGAATCTGGACATAATCTTCAGTCAACACCTGGATCCTGGGCGAAATGATGATAGCCGAAAAAAAGGAGGGTGCCAGAGACTTTATCAGACCAAAAACAAGAACTGACAGAATAAAAAGTGTGACTATGGAGTGCTCAACAACAATCCCCGTGCGGCTTTCCCTGTGCTCTCCCGCCCTTCTGGCTATCATGATCTGGGTACCAAGACCCAGACCATATCCGAACATTATGATAACAAGATAAAATACGCCACCTATTGCAGCAGCACCCAGTTCTGCTTCACCAAGCCGTCCAAGGAATGCAGTATCAATGACATTTATGAAATTCTGCGCGACACTTCCGAGGATAATCGGATAGGCTATATTCCAGATCTTCCTGTTTGAGATCAGTTCAGCCAACGCCTTTCACGAGTTATCTGAATCCCTTTTCAACCCTGTCATAAAACTCATTCTGAAGCTCAAGGGTTTTTTCATCATTTTTTATAACCCTCAGATTTCTTACAATGGTTTCAACCTGGTGATCTGTAATGAGCTTACCCAGCTCATAGGATCCGGCAGACCCTTCCCCGGCGTAATGATTTGGATAGCTGGCATACCACCATATCCCTGTATACAGGTCAGGCAGGTTCAGTCTTGCCTGGTTCTTACCCGATTCATCATCAGCACGTTCCTGCAGCACAAGATCAGGACGAAGGTAGAGAAGCGTTGAAGTCTCACGCTCCCCTGCATGTCCGTCATATGAGGGGTCTGATTTGCGCATCTGCCTTATCTTTTCATTGATTTCAGGATCAGCAGAGGGTGTGTGCAGGTAAACAGCAAAATCGCGTCTTTTTTCAAGCTGGGCCTGCAAAAAGTACCTTATAAAATTATTATTGCCTCCGTGACCGTTAAGTATCAGGATCCTCTTAAACCCGTTCCGGGCTATCTCGTCGACCGTTGCCTGGAGAAGCGACCACATAAGATCGCTTGGAATGGTGAATGTTCCGGGCTGATGCATGGCCTCATAGACCTGTCCGTAAATGAACTCGGGGAATACGACGGCATATTCGATATTTGCAGCACGTTCGGCCCATTCACGAGCGTGAATTATGTCAGAGCCCATAGGTGCATGCGGACCGTGCTTCTCGAGTACTCCCATCGGCAGGATACATGTATACCCTGATTTTTTAAGAGCTTCATCCCAGTCACTGGTAACAAGCTCCTCCCATTTTACAGGCAGGTTCTGGGCTCCTGCTGAAAATACAGCCAGAAGCAGTAAAAACGCTGATAGTCTCATGATAAAAGAATTTGGTTAGTATTAAACTTCGCTGGAACCTGCAATATAATAATTGGACAGGGATCATCCAAGAGGTATGCAACAACAATTAAACTGTACTGAGAATAACTGCATTATTCACAGGCACGTTGGATTTAAAGAATTTATTATCTATTTTTATTGCCATATGGCAGAATATTGAATAAACCAATAATCCACCTCCATCCTCAATTATGAGTCAGCAAATTCTGAGAGCTTTAATGCAGCTTTTCGCTATCATTGCCCGTCCTGAAAGCAACAAGAAGGAAAGGATATCTGTGGTTGAGTCTTTTTTGAAAAGACAGCTCAGCAAAGAACTTGTTGATGAATACCTGACGGTGTTTGAAAACTACTATGAAATCCATCAGGAAAAGGCTGGGGGAGAGATTAAAAAGAAAAAACGCACCTCATCAAGCTCGGTAAGGGTTCTGGTCATATGCACAAAGATCAACGAAGAGCTTAATCAGCGCCAGAAGATAATCGTATTTGTAAATCTCCTGGAATTTGTCAAAAGCGACAGCGAAGTAATTAGTGACCAGGAGTTTGAATTTCTTGATACGGTAGCTCTCTCATTCAATATCTCAGGCGATGAGTACGAAAACATAAAGAATTTCGTACTCAAGCCTTTCGAGGATATACCAAGATCCGGCAGTATACTGGTAGTTGACGGGAACAGGGATTTTTCCTGCGGGGAGACCCGGCACATATACCGGGAGGCAATTGAAGGGCAGATAAGGGTGCTTTCGGTTGCTGAGGTCAGCATGTACCTGGTAAGGTATATCGGTGAAAGCGAAATGTACCTCAATTCGCAACTGATCCAGCAGGACAAAGTCTATGTATTTGACAGCGGCACTTCTATCCGTAACCCAAGGATAAAACCGGTATACTTCAGCGACGTGGTGAGCACATTCAGCCCCCATCTCACCGAAAGCAAACTAATTTTTGAGGCCCGGAATATCGAGTACCGTTTCAGGGGCGGCAATATTGGCCTGCAAAGACTTTCATTCACTGAAGAGTCGGGACGAATGATAGGCATAATGGGATCAAGCGGCTCAGGAAAATCGACGCTGTTAAACGTCCTGAACGGCAGCCTGATGCCATACAGGGGCGAAGTACTGGTCAACAATATCGATATTCACCGTGAAAAGGGGGAGATAGAGGGGCTTATCGGACATGTGTCCCAGGATGACCTCCTTATCGAAGAACTTACCGTATACCAGAATCTTTATTATAATGCAAAGCTTTGTTTCGACCATTATACCGAAGAAGAAACTGTAACAGCGGTAAACAGCCTGCTTCAGCAACTGGGACTGTACGAGGCACGACACATCCAGGTAGGCAGT
This genomic stretch from Marinilabiliales bacterium harbors:
- a CDS encoding creatininase family protein produces the protein MRLSAFLLLLAVFSAGAQNLPVKWEELVTSDWDEALKKSGYTCILPMGVLEKHGPHAPMGSDIIHAREWAERAANIEYAVVFPEFIYGQVYEAMHQPGTFTIPSDLMWSLLQATVDEIARNGFKRILILNGHGGNNNFIRYFLQAQLEKRRDFAVYLHTPSADPEINEKIRQMRKSDPSYDGHAGERETSTLLYLRPDLVLQERADDESGKNQARLNLPDLYTGIWWYASYPNHYAGEGSAGSYELGKLITDHQVETIVRNLRVIKNDEKTLELQNEFYDRVEKGFR